Proteins encoded in a region of the Vicia villosa cultivar HV-30 ecotype Madison, WI unplaced genomic scaffold, Vvil1.0 ctg.004427F_1_1, whole genome shotgun sequence genome:
- the LOC131642057 gene encoding uncharacterized protein LOC131642057: protein MDMGELVRYMADSTDNPSSSSKLRRVRGPTLMTQIDKVHQTGEKIKVEFDPRTYECTGVGKNAANFRSYIASLARQRCSILKDEWKDMDNGIKDIIWLDFQAHFTIPECCDKYKDGKI, encoded by the exons ATGGATATGGGAGAATTAGTAAG ATACATGGCTGATTCAACCGACAACCCCTCTTCATCTAGTAAACTTAGAAGAGTTAGAGGTCCAACTTTGATGACACAAATTGACAAAGTTCATCAAACGGGTGAAAAGATAAAGGTTGAGTTTGACCCAAGAACCTATGAATGTACTGGTGTTGGTAAGAATGCTGCAAATTTTAGGAGTTATATAGCATCTCTTGCTCGACAGAGATGTTCTATTTTGAAAGATGAGTGGAAAGACATGGATAATGGGATAAAAGACATTATATGGCTTGATTTTCAG GCTCATTTCACTATTCCAGAATGTTGTGATAAATACAAGGATGGTAAAATCTAG